Below is a window of Roseofilum capinflatum BLCC-M114 DNA.
GAATGGGGAATAGGGAATGGGGAATGGGGAATAGGGAATGGGGAATGGGGAATAGCTGCTATTTATCGCTACAAATTGTTAGGAACTGTGCGCCGTTGACACAGGCTTGTTCTGCCATGGCTGCGGCTACTGCATCAAATACGGGGGCTGCCCATTGGGTTGCCCTTTGCCAAGATCCCACTTTAGCGATGATTTCTCTGGCTTGGGCGACTTCGAGAATGGCGACATGGGGATTATATTCAGCAGCCCGTTCAATCAGGGGATGCCAGGCGAGGGAATGACCTTCGCGATCGCTTTTTCCACCTCGAACTCTGGGGCCGATGTTGCGTAACCCTTGCTGTTGATAGAAGGGTTGCAGTTTGGCTTGAATACGATTTTCCCATTGGCGATCGCGCTGATGCAACCCGGTAACCAGCATTTGTGCCCCTGGAAAGGGGTTGGCTTCGCTGACCACATGGGCATCGGCGGTTAAAATCAGGGTTTGTACATTGCGGTTGCCTTTATGGACACCGGCGATATAGTGTTCTAAGGCCTGAAACCCGTCAAGATTTTCCCCATACATTTGAATGGTGGGCACGAGGACATAAAAACCGAGGGCGGTTAACCGTTGATAGAGTTCGTTAGCGGTAACGGTATTCCAGTAGAGTCCCACATGGTAATCATCGACTTTGGCCCCCGGTTGCATGGAGTTAGCGGTGTACTGAATGGGTAAAATGGCGATCGGCTGGTTAGTGTTGATGCGGATGGGAGCAACATCGGCATGAGTCCAGTTTTTACCGGTGTAGTTATAGCGCACCCGATAAATACCTTGCCCCGCTTCAAAAGCATAGCTACGCCCATTCTCAACAATAGTGACTTCGGGAGTAGGGGCAAAGCTTGGGGTTTGGGCGCGGGTTTGTAGGGTAAGTCCGCCTATACTCAAGGAACTCAAGGCGATCGCCATTCCCAAGGTTTTGGATAAGAAGCTCATGATCTCGATTAAAAATTGAAAATTAAAAATGACAGCTTGTCTGTGTAATTGTAGACGCTTTGTTCTCAATCATGGGTTCCTTTCTCCGAATCAATGAGTTCACACACAAACGGGTAGGGTGGGCAGGATCTGCTTGTAGAAGTTGAATGATCTTGCTTATCCTCCTGCCCACCCTACGATGATTAATAATCATCACCGTTGAATCGGATTTGAGCTTACATTCGCAAACGTGGGAGCTAAAGCTTGAGAAAGCCTCGCCAGCCAATCCGTTGCTTCTCCTTCGATCCAAGGATATTCTAGGATAAAATTCTGCCAATCTAAATCATAGGTTTCCATGAGTATGGGAAAACCTGCTTGCCAATCAATCTGTTGATGCTTGGCAAAGTCTTGCCAGTCTGCACTCGATCGCAACACCTCATAGAGCAGATCAAAAGGTAATTCAGTGTGTTCGGCTAATAAAACTGCATCATACAAGTCTTTACCTTGGGGATAAAGGTCGGTTTCTAACCACAGTAACTTCCAGGCTAAGGATAGTGCAGGAGTAGCTGACCAAATTAGAGAGCGATCGCCTTCAATCAAGCAGATGGAGGTTTGGATCGGCTCATCTAAGAGGGTTTCCCGAAACGTGACATCCATTTGTACTGTGCCTCCTGGCAAATTCTCCGCTTGCCAAGGAAAAACAATTCGTCGCCCTTCTACCCGTTCGTAAGTCCAAATTTCATCCCGACGAATTTGGTCAACTTGAATGGTTGCCGACCCCACTTCAGGATGGTCTGAAACCATTTGAATTAAGTCATCAAACAGGCTTTTAGCCACGGGATGATCGGGACTCATATCATCCGGTCTAAATACAAAATCCATATCGCCCGGTTCCCTCGCTGCTTCTCCTAGCCAGGCTTTGAGCAAAAGGCTACCCCGC
It encodes the following:
- a CDS encoding nucleotidyl transferase AbiEii/AbiGii toxin family protein is translated as MNSYPNTYPPNTETDPNLKQPKVFDPALVQFRNAFRLGDPIFADPDLKNQWFQARREVMNHLLVWISRSSWNQHLVLRGSLLLKAWLGEAAREPGDMDFVFRPDDMSPDHPVAKSLFDDLIQMVSDHPEVGSATIQVDQIRRDEIWTYERVEGRRIVFPWQAENLPGGTVQMDVTFRETLLDEPIQTSICLIEGDRSLIWSATPALSLAWKLLWLETDLYPQGKDLYDAVLLAEHTELPFDLLYEVLRSSADWQDFAKHQQIDWQAGFPILMETYDLDWQNFILEYPWIEGEATDWLARLSQALAPTFANVSSNPIQR